The sequence GCTTTGATCCATTCTTCTTCGCTTCAGATCTATTTGTGCTTTCCAAATTGTTCAGTCATAAACTGATAAACACGAGATAATAcagtttttataatatatatatataagtctaTGGTTCCTTCTCAGAGTTCTTTTATCAAAGTTCAGTACTTTATTTTGAGTCACTGGTCAGTCGTGGCATGCTGACGGTGCTCATACCAGACACATGAGGCGGAGGCACCTGGCACATGCTACACGGACACGGGATCCCAGCACCCCAGTGCTGGAAACCAGCGCCGAGTGGCCCTGAGGCCGATGGTGCCTTGAGGAGTCCGTGATGCGGCCTGACGGCTGACAGACCCGGGCCGGAGAGAGATGCGGCAGTGGAGACTGCCGGTGGTAGCAGAGGATGATGTACCGGGTGAGAGGAATGCGAGACAGTAGCAGGGTGACCCGGTAACGGAGCGGCCGCCGCGTGCGTAAGGGTGCCACAACCGGACGGGTGGAAACCGGCGTGGTGGGCCCCGCTCCCTCCGCCGTAGATCTCGCTCACGAGCCGTTTCATCTCCTCCAGCGAGTTGCTCAGCATAAGGATATAGTTGCGCGCGAGCAGCAGGGTGGCTATTTTGGAGAGCTTGCGCACGGATGGCCCGTGGGCGTAGGGCATGACCTCCCGGAGCCCGTCCATGGCGATGTTGAGGTCGTGCATGCGCTTCCTCTCGCGGCTGTTGATCTTGAGGCGCATACTCTGCAGTTCGGTCTCGGATAGAAGTTTACGGTCCTTTTTGGAGAGCAACTTCAGAGCCACTGCGTCCTCATCGGCGCTGGAGACGCCACGCAGATCTGCGCCTCTTAACTCCGGAGGAGAATCGCTCTGTGTGGAGGAGACGGCGCCGGAGAAACCCACGGACTTCTTGACTGCGGACAGGAAAAGATCATCGCCTTCAGGAGAGGAAGGTCTACTGGACACTCGGCTCGTGTCGGAGTCCATGATGTTCAGTGCGCTCTCAGCTTCTCGCAGATGTCAATATTCCTTTAAAAGAAGGTAATGAttaaaaactaactaaaataatgttttttacaatgtaataagaaattaaaaactaaaagtcaaagtaaaaaaaaactaaaaactaattAACATGGTTTAATTAAATACAATAGGCTACAGCAAATTAAGAGTAGCCTATGCTCTAGAAATTCATATAAACTCTCCAAATAGTTTCCAAAAAGTAAAGCTGTTGTAGTTTGTAACACAGTTCGCCAGTTTAGTATCGGAAAAGCAAACTATAAAAATATAGTTATGAAAACTGTTAGAAGGTCTAATGGCTAAGTCATATAATAGTAGCCTATAACAATTCTCAACTGAATAATTAGAAGGAGAAAATAATTTAATCTTATTTAAATCATGCTTGTCGTTTACTATTTGTAGCTTACATTGATTTATACGGATTAATCAAATCATTGCATTTATTTTCTATATGTTTCAAACTTACCGGTAGCAGGTGCACGCGCCTGTTAATGTGCAGCTTTGCAGAACTCACTAGTTATTCCAGTTCACTCGTGCACTGTTTGTGTTTGGCACGCCCGAGAGTGACGAGGGGTATTTTATAGTAGGTCCCTCCTCCCCATCACCCGGGGGCAAGTCACCGGGACAATGTCAACGCTTTTCCGACAGCCCGTCAAGAACCAATGAGCTCCAGTGGGTGGGGGTCCGAAAATCtgatgtcattaaaaaaaaaaaaaaaaaaaaaaaaaaaggcttcatTAACTGCATTAGACACACTTCGCATATGGTGCATCCTCACAGAACATCGTTGGGTTTATATTACAGTGAGTCGGTTGAACAAACTGTGCAATCTGTACTTAAGCTATTAAGTCAGGTGGTGCATGCGTCCAAGagtagatgaaaaacttaagaGAACTTTCTTTGACAATTTTGTAATTAACTGCCCTAAGTGCACTGCACATGCTTGTTCgaaaattaaaatgcaataaaataaaaaaacactcaaCAAACCAATTTTGTCACTAATTAGGGTATATAGGCTATTTGCAatcaagatttatttatttatttattttttgtatagtGAGGTCTATGGTAAGTATACGGATATATGATGGATGCCGATGCAAAGTTTTCCCGTAGGATTGAGCGCGGTCAGTTGCAGACACTGTTTTTGCGGTTTGAATGCGCTCGTATTGTTTTAACCCGGTGACCCCATGCGGGCGCCTGACAGCTGACTGATTTCAGCCGTTAAACGCATTTAAAACGTTAGGAAACGAGGCGTGCAAAATGTTTATAACGGTTATGATCTGAAACATTTCAATTAGGCCAATATGGACAAACAAAAGTTTTTGTTTGGGGTAGAAAAGGAGCACATAAACATGTAGCTGCTACAGCTAGTGCACATATTTATAAGAAATTCACGTTTCTCATATACTTTGGAAATGAATTGagcatagcctatatatatatatatatatatatatatatatatatatatatatatatatatatatatatatatatttatttatttatttgacgcTATATTAATGGATAGATAGATCTTCTATCTGACTCCACAGGTGTAGATTTAACAGACGCATCAGTGAGTTTAGGAGAGACATCATCAGATCAAGGTCTTTAACATATTTTCACTGAAGCATCTATGAGCTCTTGTTGTTTGGTTGTTTTCCCCGTGCGGACAGTCCCGTCTGTCTGTTTGCTTGTTTACTCTCGTTAAATACGCTTATGCAAATGAGTTGGTTTAAACCGGTGGTGTAGGAGAGAAGTTGTAGTTCAGTTCCTTCATTATGAATTCCGGTAATCTCACTTGTTAAGTGTACTAAAATGGTAATATATGCCGCGACTGTCTGGATTAGAAACGGGGGACAGAAAGAGCCCTATTGTCAGAGCTGCAGTTTATTCCTCGCGCATATAATTATCTGAAATGTCACCCGGGGAAGAATGCAATGCACACAAATTCACACGCACCCACACAACACACACTGACTGACAACTGTCTTGGGAGCAattacagagagagaaagacagggGTTGGTCTGCCCTCGATTCATCCCAACTTTGGTAACTGTAGTCCGCCGAGAATGTTGCCAATTAAGGCTAATTAAGAGCATGCATGACTGACGTCATTACCTCTTGATTTAGATTACATTGAGCCAATGACAAAGATGTACACTCATTGTTGCAGACCTGCTTAAACAAGACTTGAGGCATAAACACTGGCCACATTACAGTCATTACATAAGTATTATGTGAAAGCCTAATGAGCAATGTTCTTAATTGTAAGTTTCAGTGGAGCAGTTTGTCAATTGtaattatttaatgtaatatgCATAAAATGGACACTGATGCAAAGTGatactttattaattttttgcaTGTCTTTTTCGGTTTTATATTGCAAAACATTTCAATTAACCATTTTCCAGAGTTTTGACATATTTGCACTAATGCCAGTTTCCAGAGTGCATTTTACAGCTTATTCAAACTTCACAGTTCAGGTGCAGAGAATTAAATCAACTGAAATTACGGAAATACAGAACTGGCTTCATTTTATGTGGTTCAGTCATTTAATTAAAAGCTATTTGTTTAACAAGGGCCTGCCTcagagaaagagggagagagagagaaacgtTAGAGAGCTTTTGCCACCTCAGGGTGAATGAATGTTAGCCTGGTGGTTGAGTGTGGAGGGAGACTGAGTGCTAATTTCCGCCTGTTGGCAAAGCCAGACTCTTCTTTTCTCATTACCTTTATGAGATaatgatgtgtttgtgtgtgcattccAATAATGAGGTGGGCAGAggtgtgtatatgtgtaaaAACTGTTAACCCCAAGAGCTAAATTAGCTAGTGCTGTAACTGCAGTCATACTTAAGTTAATGAATCCAGCTGGAGTTcactttcagcttttttttttttgaaaatcccAAAACTCAACATAAGCACGGTAGCACTTTACTGTTATGTGacgacacttttttttttttttttttaacatcttcAATATTTTCTGCTGTTCTGTTCAAACAACCCGATCTCACAGCAATTTGTACGTATTTTATGAGGTGGTTAATTCGTACGAATTAATACGACCTCACTCATACAAATTCGTAGGCTATGTTTTTTTTGCTAATTCGTACATATTTTACATGttgccaaattcgtatgaattcgtacaaatgacctacccctaaccccacctctaaaccta is a genomic window of Chanodichthys erythropterus isolate Z2021 chromosome 14, ASM2448905v1, whole genome shotgun sequence containing:
- the olig2 gene encoding oligodendrocyte transcription factor 2, with the translated sequence MDSDTSRVSSRPSSPEGDDLFLSAVKKSVGFSGAVSSTQSDSPPELRGADLRGVSSADEDAVALKLLSKKDRKLLSETELQSMRLKINSRERKRMHDLNIAMDGLREVMPYAHGPSVRKLSKIATLLLARNYILMLSNSLEEMKRLVSEIYGGGSGAHHAGFHPSGCGTLTHAAAAPLPGHPATVSHSSHPVHHPLLPPAVSTAASLSGPGLSAVRPHHGLLKAPSASGPLGAGFQHWGAGIPCPCSMCQVPPPHVSGMSTVSMPRLTSDSK